In a single window of the Nocardioides sp. L-11A genome:
- a CDS encoding TIGR03619 family F420-dependent LLM class oxidoreductase: MDFAMVTAYHPTDQLVALARAAEQAGFAALSLADHVVDLESIATPYPYTRDGGRRWKPEVDWPDPWVTIGALSQVTTELRFFTSIYVAAMRNPFMVAKAIGTAAALSGGRVALGVGVGWCREEFELLEEDFATRGRRTDEGLDLMRELWRPGWTEFAGEFYSCERLVMLPEPPGPIPVWVGGLSDVAFRRAARNDGWIGDLASVDEAIAIVERLRGLRREAGRDPDEPFAVVPALTDAVAPEDFARASRGGVTMCMTMPWMYYYPQDAPLEHKLDGIARFGADIIEPTRALLA; the protein is encoded by the coding sequence GTGGACTTCGCGATGGTGACCGCCTACCACCCGACCGACCAGCTCGTCGCGCTGGCGAGGGCCGCCGAGCAGGCCGGGTTCGCGGCGCTCAGCCTCGCCGACCACGTCGTCGACCTGGAGTCGATCGCGACGCCGTACCCCTACACCCGCGACGGCGGGCGGCGCTGGAAGCCCGAGGTCGACTGGCCGGACCCGTGGGTGACGATCGGCGCGCTCTCGCAGGTGACCACCGAGCTGCGCTTCTTCACCTCGATCTACGTCGCCGCGATGCGCAACCCGTTCATGGTCGCCAAGGCGATCGGGACGGCGGCCGCACTGTCCGGCGGCCGGGTCGCGCTCGGCGTGGGCGTCGGCTGGTGCCGGGAGGAGTTCGAGCTGCTGGAGGAGGACTTCGCCACCCGCGGCCGGCGTACCGACGAGGGGCTCGACCTGATGCGTGAGCTGTGGCGGCCCGGCTGGACCGAGTTCGCCGGGGAGTTCTACAGCTGTGAGCGGCTGGTCATGCTCCCCGAGCCGCCGGGCCCGATCCCGGTGTGGGTCGGCGGACTGTCGGACGTGGCCTTCCGGCGCGCCGCCCGCAACGACGGCTGGATCGGCGACCTGGCCAGCGTCGACGAGGCGATCGCGATCGTCGAGCGGCTGCGCGGCCTGCGGCGGGAGGCGGGGCGCGACCCCGACGAGCCGTTCGCCGTCGTACCGGCGCTGACGGACGCGGTGGCACCCGAGGACTTCGCCCGCGCCTCGCGGGGCGGCGTGACGATGTGCATGACGATGCCGTGGATGTACTACTACCCGCAGGACGCGCCGTTGGAGCACAAGCTCGACGGCATCGCCCGGTTCGGCGCCGACATCATCGAGCCGACCCGGGCGCTGCTCGCCTAG